The following proteins come from a genomic window of Iamia sp. SCSIO 61187:
- a CDS encoding acyl-CoA carboxylase subunit beta encodes MTAPVAAPDGADALLEAAEAEPGVATAVEATAAPPAGHGTASRRPARRTPDPTRSLPEPGLDGPSLGPPTAIGADRPGIAGAGLIEVDGRTVSYFEVGGGRWSTRDAVAEAEVVERALLLGADLGVPVLGVVHSLALDPADLAGLAVWGRVARAAVRASGAVPLLLAVTGGCHGGLSTILGLADHVVLTREASVYVNGPAAVRAVTAVEVTPDDLGGAAAHHRDTGLASLVADDRDDAIAALADLLAYHPSSWDTPLPPTPSTDPPDRPCHRAARVVPTSARASYDVRDVLDDIADEGSVLEVRAGHAPNVVTAFARLGGRPVAVVANQPQVRAGTLDIAAGSKAARHVQAADAAGIPLLTLVDTPGFEPGKDLEWRGMIRHGAELVHAYCAATVPRVCVVLRKSYGGAYIVMDSRDIGSDLVLAWPTAEIAVMGAPGAVAILNRREIAASDDPEATRAELIADYEARFCTPAVAAERGYVDQVIAPEHTRAHLVAAFARLAPKRPRLVERRHSVSPC; translated from the coding sequence GTGACGGCCCCGGTCGCCGCCCCCGACGGCGCCGACGCGCTGCTCGAGGCGGCCGAGGCCGAGCCCGGCGTGGCCACGGCCGTCGAGGCCACCGCGGCCCCGCCGGCGGGCCACGGGACCGCCTCCCGCCGCCCCGCCCGGCGGACCCCCGACCCCACCCGCTCGCTCCCGGAGCCAGGGCTGGACGGCCCGAGCCTCGGGCCCCCGACCGCCATCGGCGCCGACCGCCCCGGCATCGCCGGCGCCGGCCTCATCGAGGTCGACGGGCGGACCGTCTCCTACTTCGAGGTCGGCGGTGGCCGCTGGTCGACCCGCGACGCCGTGGCCGAGGCCGAGGTGGTCGAGCGGGCCCTGCTCCTCGGGGCCGACCTCGGCGTGCCCGTGCTGGGCGTGGTCCACTCGCTCGCCCTCGACCCCGCCGACCTGGCCGGGCTCGCCGTGTGGGGGCGGGTGGCCCGGGCTGCGGTGCGGGCCTCCGGGGCGGTGCCCCTCCTCCTCGCCGTCACCGGCGGCTGCCATGGCGGCCTCTCGACCATCCTCGGCCTGGCCGACCACGTCGTGCTCACCCGCGAGGCCAGCGTCTACGTCAACGGTCCCGCGGCGGTGCGGGCCGTCACCGCCGTCGAGGTCACCCCCGACGACCTCGGCGGGGCCGCTGCGCACCACCGCGACACCGGGCTGGCGTCGCTCGTCGCCGACGACCGCGACGACGCCATCGCCGCCCTGGCCGACCTGCTCGCCTACCACCCGTCGTCGTGGGACACGCCGCTGCCGCCGACCCCCTCCACCGACCCGCCCGACCGCCCGTGCCACCGGGCCGCCCGGGTGGTCCCGACGAGCGCCCGGGCGTCCTACGACGTCCGCGACGTCCTCGACGACATCGCCGACGAGGGCAGCGTCCTCGAGGTCCGGGCCGGCCACGCCCCCAACGTCGTCACCGCCTTCGCCCGCCTGGGCGGGCGGCCGGTGGCCGTCGTCGCCAACCAGCCCCAGGTCCGGGCGGGCACGCTCGACATCGCCGCCGGGTCGAAGGCGGCCCGCCACGTGCAGGCCGCCGACGCCGCCGGCATCCCGCTGCTCACCCTGGTCGACACCCCGGGCTTCGAGCCGGGCAAGGACCTCGAGTGGCGGGGGATGATCCGCCACGGCGCCGAGCTGGTGCACGCCTACTGCGCCGCCACCGTGCCCCGGGTGTGCGTGGTGCTGCGGAAGTCCTACGGCGGCGCCTACATCGTCATGGACTCCCGCGACATCGGGAGCGACCTGGTCCTCGCCTGGCCCACGGCCGAGATCGCGGTGATGGGCGCACCCGGCGCCGTCGCCATCTTGAACCGGCGCGAGATCGCCGCCTCCGACGACCCCGAGGCCACCCGGGCCGAGCTGATCGCCGACTACGAGGCCCGGTT
- a CDS encoding beta-ketoacyl synthase: MTARRRVAVTGMGVVSPAGTDLAATMAGVVAAKATAAPITLFDATNLPVGFACEVAELDVEGRIGAREARRIDRSGHLALIAAADALADAGLGADDADRSRVAVVAGSGVGGLTTLEEQVRLHAERGREKGPRRVSPMTVPMMMANGPAALVSIAHGFTGPSLCVATACATGANAIGEASRLLRDGTADVAVAGATECAITPTAMSAFANMGALSRRSDDPGTASRPFDVERDGFVMGEGAGFLVLETWEHAVGRGARIHGELLGYGTTCDASHITAPSEDGAGAAACLRLALASADLAPADVRHINAHGTSTPLNDAAEARAMSTVFGPGAVPVTSTKGVMGHLIGAAGAVEAVVALASAIDGVVPPVAGTSEVDPEIDADVVVGAPRSIERGPVVSTSFAFGGHNAAVVLAPA, encoded by the coding sequence GTGACCGCCCGTCGCCGGGTCGCCGTCACCGGCATGGGCGTCGTCTCGCCCGCCGGCACCGACCTGGCCGCGACGATGGCCGGCGTCGTCGCGGCCAAGGCGACGGCCGCCCCCATCACCTTGTTCGACGCGACCAACCTGCCGGTGGGCTTCGCCTGCGAGGTCGCCGAGCTCGACGTCGAGGGGCGCATCGGCGCCCGCGAGGCCCGCCGCATCGACCGCAGCGGGCACCTCGCCCTCATCGCCGCCGCCGACGCCCTCGCCGACGCCGGCCTGGGCGCCGACGACGCCGACCGCAGCCGGGTGGCCGTGGTGGCCGGCTCCGGCGTCGGCGGGCTCACCACGCTCGAGGAGCAGGTGCGCCTGCACGCCGAGCGGGGCCGGGAGAAGGGGCCCCGCCGGGTCAGCCCGATGACCGTGCCGATGATGATGGCCAACGGGCCCGCCGCCCTGGTCAGCATCGCCCACGGGTTCACGGGCCCGTCGTTGTGCGTCGCCACCGCCTGCGCCACCGGCGCCAACGCCATCGGCGAGGCCTCCCGCCTCCTGCGCGACGGCACCGCCGACGTGGCCGTCGCCGGCGCCACCGAGTGCGCCATCACCCCGACGGCGATGTCCGCCTTCGCCAACATGGGCGCGCTCAGCCGCCGCTCCGACGACCCCGGCACCGCCAGCCGGCCCTTCGACGTCGAGCGCGACGGGTTCGTCATGGGCGAGGGCGCCGGGTTCCTGGTGCTCGAGACGTGGGAGCACGCCGTCGGCCGGGGCGCCCGCATCCACGGCGAGCTGCTCGGCTACGGCACCACCTGCGACGCCAGCCACATCACCGCCCCCTCCGAGGACGGGGCGGGCGCCGCAGCGTGCCTGCGGCTGGCCCTCGCCTCGGCCGACCTCGCCCCCGCCGACGTGCGCCACATCAACGCCCACGGCACCTCCACCCCGCTCAACGACGCCGCCGAGGCCCGCGCCATGAGCACCGTGTTCGGCCCCGGCGCAGTGCCGGTCACGTCGACCAAGGGGGTCATGGGCCACCTGATCGGGGCCGCCGGCGCCGTCGAGGCGGTCGTCGCCCTGGCGAGCGCCATCGACGGCGTCGTCCCCCCGGTCGCCGGCACCTCCGAGGTCGACCCCGAGATCGACGCCGACGTGGTCGTCGGGGCGCCGCGCTCGATCGAGCGGGGCCCGGTCGTGTCCACGTCGTTCGCCTTCGGCGGGCACAACGCCGCCGTCGTCCTCGCCCCGGCCTGA
- a CDS encoding acyl carrier protein has protein sequence MDRATVLTAVIDTAVELLKLDPATVTETSTWAEDLEADSLDLTELVMALEDRFEVEVPEESLEGVKTVGDAADVVMAAVSESSAS, from the coding sequence GTGGATCGTGCAACCGTCCTCACCGCCGTCATCGACACCGCCGTCGAGCTGCTGAAGCTGGACCCGGCCACCGTCACCGAGACGTCCACCTGGGCCGAGGACCTCGAGGCCGACAGCCTCGACCTCACCGAGCTGGTCATGGCCCTCGAGGACCGCTTCGAGGTCGAGGTCCCCGAGGAGTCCCTCGAGGGCGTGAAGACCGTCGGCGACGCCGCCGACGTCGTCATGGCCGCGGTGAGCGAGAGCTCGGCCTCGTGA
- the fabG gene encoding 3-oxoacyl-ACP reductase FabG, whose amino-acid sequence MTTPTTPTAADDARVALVTGGSGAIGAASARALAADGRAVAVGYRGGEAAAAEVVAAIEAAGGRAIAVALDVTDAASVAAAVAATTDALGAPTIVVANAGVTDDGLFVRLTPERWRAVLDANLDGAYRTLKAVVPGMMKARFGRIVTVSSVGAYAGAAGQASYAASKAGLIGLTRALARELAPRSITANVVAPGPVASAMTDALPEARHAELAATVPLGRMASPDEVAAAIAFLASDAASYVTGAVLPVDGGLAMGH is encoded by the coding sequence ATGACGACACCCACGACGCCCACGGCCGCCGACGACGCCCGGGTGGCCCTGGTCACCGGGGGCTCGGGCGCCATCGGCGCCGCCTCGGCCCGGGCCCTCGCCGCCGACGGCCGGGCCGTCGCCGTCGGCTACCGGGGCGGCGAGGCGGCGGCCGCGGAGGTCGTCGCCGCCATCGAGGCCGCCGGCGGGCGGGCCATCGCCGTCGCCCTCGACGTCACCGACGCCGCCTCCGTCGCCGCAGCCGTCGCCGCCACCACCGACGCCCTCGGCGCCCCGACCATCGTCGTGGCCAACGCCGGCGTCACCGACGACGGCCTCTTCGTCCGCCTGACGCCCGAGCGCTGGCGCGCCGTCCTCGACGCCAACCTCGACGGCGCCTACCGCACCCTGAAGGCGGTGGTGCCCGGGATGATGAAGGCCCGCTTCGGCCGCATCGTGACCGTGTCCTCGGTCGGGGCCTACGCCGGCGCCGCCGGCCAGGCCAGCTACGCCGCGTCCAAGGCCGGGCTGATCGGCCTGACCCGGGCCCTCGCCCGCGAGCTGGCGCCCCGGTCGATCACCGCCAACGTCGTGGCGCCGGGCCCGGTGGCCTCGGCCATGACCGACGCCCTGCCCGAGGCCCGCCACGCCGAGCTGGCCGCGACCGTCCCCCTCGGGCGCATGGCGTCCCCCGACGAGGTGGCCGCCGCCATCGCCTTCCTCGCCTCCGACGCGGCCAGCTACGTCACCGGCGCGGTGCTGCCGGTCGACGGCGGCCTCGCCATGGGCCACTGA
- a CDS encoding beta-ketoacyl-ACP synthase III, with translation MSGLPVAEAPVAPVGSAATRLAVAFTGWGATVPGPPVTNDDLAAVLDTSDEWIATRTGIRARHVAGPTDTTAALAARAGAAALARAGRTADEVDLLVVATTTPDRSCPSTAADVAGLLGTRAAACDVNAACAGFVAALHLALPAVATGTSRVALVVGAERMTSLVDPTDRSTAVLFGDGAGALVLETPDPTRTGDDPGPQGSRDRPQIRGGGTPGLLSSVLDGDAALVRHLEVPAGERWLRMDGPEVFRAATRGLTDSGVEALRRAGATIDDVAWFVPHQANRRIIDAVAGRLGLAADRIVVTLDRHGNTSAASVPLALAEAADDGRLRPGDLVLLSAVGAGMTWGSMVIRWGAEP, from the coding sequence ATGAGCGGGCTGCCCGTCGCCGAGGCCCCCGTCGCGCCCGTCGGGTCGGCGGCCACCCGGCTCGCCGTGGCCTTCACCGGCTGGGGCGCGACCGTCCCCGGGCCGCCGGTCACCAACGACGACCTGGCCGCCGTGCTCGACACCAGCGACGAGTGGATCGCCACCCGGACCGGCATCCGCGCCCGCCACGTCGCCGGCCCCACCGACACCACGGCCGCCCTGGCCGCCCGCGCCGGCGCCGCCGCCCTGGCCCGGGCCGGGCGCACCGCCGACGAGGTCGACCTGCTGGTGGTGGCGACCACGACACCCGACCGCTCCTGCCCCTCGACCGCGGCCGACGTCGCCGGCCTGCTCGGGACCCGGGCCGCGGCCTGCGACGTCAACGCCGCCTGCGCCGGCTTCGTCGCCGCCCTCCACCTCGCCCTGCCGGCGGTGGCCACCGGCACCAGCCGGGTCGCCCTGGTGGTCGGGGCCGAGCGCATGACGAGCCTCGTCGACCCGACCGATCGCAGCACCGCCGTCCTCTTCGGCGACGGCGCCGGCGCCCTCGTCCTCGAGACCCCGGACCCCACCCGCACCGGGGACGATCCCGGACCCCAGGGCTCCCGGGATCGTCCCCAGATCAGGGGCGGGGGGACACCCGGGCTGCTCAGCTCGGTGCTCGACGGCGACGCCGCCCTCGTCCGCCACCTCGAGGTCCCGGCCGGCGAGCGGTGGCTGCGGATGGACGGGCCCGAGGTCTTCCGGGCCGCCACGCGGGGCCTGACCGACTCGGGGGTCGAGGCCCTCCGCCGCGCCGGCGCCACCATCGACGACGTCGCCTGGTTCGTGCCGCACCAGGCCAACCGGCGGATCATCGACGCCGTGGCCGGGCGGCTGGGCCTGGCCGCCGACCGCATCGTCGTGACCCTCGACCGCCACGGCAACACCTCGGCGGCCTCGGTGCCGCTCGCCCTGGCCGAGGCGGCCGACGACGGGCGCCTCCGACCCGGCGACCTCGTCCTCCTCTCCGCCGTGGGCGCCGGGATGACCTGGGGCTCGATGGTGATCCGCTGGGGAGCCGAGCCATGA
- a CDS encoding ACP S-malonyltransferase, whose translation MPTPPNPSAPAASPSSDPPAGAADGVAVTFPGQGSQVAGFGRAWRDHPAWAVVEQAEEASGRALAPLLLDPDADLSRTEDAQLAVLASSLVVWEAARAYIGTPVGFAGHSLGQITALVAAGAVDPADGLALATTRAAVTQAAADAAPGGLVALLGATPEQARDTVAHVDEAWIANDNAPGQIVIGGTETGLAAATAAARGAGVRKVRPLAVGGAFHTPLMAPAAEAFGTAVEAVTFAPLTAPVVTNHDARAHFARSGWAERLSTHLVRPVRWRETVDALVELGATRLVELGPGTTLTALAKRCRADVQPLSAATPEDVEALLPALWGVGR comes from the coding sequence ATGCCCACTCCCCCGAACCCGTCCGCGCCCGCGGCGTCACCCTCGTCCGACCCGCCGGCCGGAGCGGCCGACGGCGTCGCGGTGACCTTCCCGGGCCAGGGCAGCCAGGTCGCCGGGTTCGGCCGGGCCTGGCGCGACCACCCCGCCTGGGCCGTGGTCGAGCAGGCCGAGGAGGCGTCGGGCCGGGCCCTGGCGCCCCTCCTCCTCGACCCCGACGCCGACCTGTCCCGCACCGAGGACGCCCAGCTCGCCGTGCTCGCCTCGTCGCTCGTCGTCTGGGAGGCGGCCCGGGCCTACATCGGCACACCGGTCGGCTTCGCCGGCCACTCGCTGGGCCAGATCACCGCCCTGGTCGCCGCCGGCGCCGTCGACCCCGCCGACGGGCTCGCCCTGGCCACCACCCGGGCGGCGGTGACCCAGGCCGCCGCCGACGCCGCGCCCGGCGGCCTCGTCGCGCTCCTGGGCGCCACGCCCGAGCAGGCCCGCGACACCGTCGCCCACGTCGACGAGGCCTGGATCGCCAACGACAACGCCCCGGGGCAGATCGTGATCGGCGGCACCGAGACCGGCTTGGCGGCGGCGACGGCGGCCGCCCGCGGCGCCGGCGTGCGCAAGGTCCGGCCCCTCGCGGTGGGCGGAGCCTTCCACACCCCGCTCATGGCCCCGGCGGCGGAGGCCTTCGGGACGGCCGTCGAGGCCGTCACCTTCGCCCCGCTCACGGCGCCGGTCGTGACCAACCACGACGCCCGGGCCCACTTCGCCCGCTCCGGCTGGGCCGAGCGCCTGTCGACCCACCTGGTGCGGCCCGTGCGCTGGCGGGAGACGGTCGACGCCCTCGTCGAGCTGGGCGCCACCCGCCTCGTCGAGCTGGGCCCGGGAACGACGCTGACCGCCCTGGCCAAGCGCTGCCGCGCCGACGTCCAGCCCCTGTCGGCGGCCACGCCCGAGGACGTCGAGGCCCTGCTCCCCGCCCTGTGGGGGGTCGGCCGATGA
- the pyk gene encoding pyruvate kinase, with product MSRRTKIIATMGPASESEAVLKDMVEAGVDVVRINLSHGSLDEAIDRYRRLRRVEASVGRPLGILADLPGPKVRAGTFPDGGVHLATESLVVMAPGDEPSTAERVHVDYAGLLQDMHGGDRMVFGDGGVVVEVVDAMADSLRVRVLHGGRLQGRPGVHIPSERLRVPTPTPHDLHLLDAFVTEGVDMVAVSFVRSAHDIRRVGTEPYPAGPLVIAKVETRAAVENLDGIIEAAGAVMVARGDLGAEMPMEELPHLQKRIIHQCIAVGKPAITATQMLESMVSAPTPTRAETSDIANAVFDGSSAVMLSGETAIGHDPILAVATMARIAERADEEFDYDLWAAKVSRLNAAQRVSPDDVVTNSMTNAAWRAASESGATSIICITRTGFTVRSIARYRPRSPILGFSTDPRTLRQLTLSWGATPVALPGPFDINHQVSQAIEIARTEGHVRTGDLVAVLSGSPDYKGVATDSLRLVQI from the coding sequence GTGAGCCGTCGCACGAAGATCATCGCCACCATGGGTCCCGCCTCCGAGTCGGAGGCCGTGCTGAAGGACATGGTGGAGGCGGGTGTCGACGTCGTCCGCATCAACCTCTCGCACGGATCCCTCGACGAGGCCATCGACCGGTACCGACGGCTCCGCCGGGTCGAGGCGTCGGTCGGGCGGCCCCTCGGCATCCTCGCCGACCTCCCCGGCCCCAAGGTCCGGGCCGGCACCTTCCCCGACGGCGGGGTCCACCTGGCGACCGAGTCCCTGGTGGTGATGGCGCCGGGCGACGAGCCCAGCACCGCCGAGCGCGTCCACGTCGACTACGCCGGCCTCCTGCAGGACATGCACGGTGGCGACCGCATGGTCTTCGGCGACGGCGGGGTGGTCGTCGAGGTCGTCGACGCCATGGCCGACTCGCTGCGCGTCCGGGTCCTGCACGGGGGGCGGCTGCAGGGCCGCCCCGGCGTGCACATCCCGTCCGAGCGGCTCCGCGTGCCGACCCCCACCCCCCACGACCTGCACCTGCTCGACGCCTTCGTCACCGAGGGCGTCGACATGGTCGCCGTCTCCTTCGTGCGGTCGGCCCACGACATCCGTCGCGTCGGCACCGAGCCGTACCCCGCCGGGCCCCTCGTCATCGCCAAGGTGGAGACCCGGGCCGCGGTCGAGAACCTGGACGGCATCATCGAGGCCGCCGGCGCCGTCATGGTCGCCCGCGGCGACCTCGGGGCCGAGATGCCGATGGAGGAGCTGCCCCACCTCCAGAAGCGGATCATCCACCAGTGCATCGCCGTCGGGAAGCCGGCCATCACGGCCACCCAGATGCTCGAGTCGATGGTCTCGGCGCCCACCCCGACCCGGGCCGAGACCTCCGACATCGCCAACGCCGTCTTCGACGGGTCCAGCGCGGTGATGCTCTCGGGCGAGACCGCCATCGGCCACGACCCGATCCTGGCCGTGGCCACCATGGCCCGCATCGCCGAGCGGGCCGACGAGGAGTTCGACTACGACCTGTGGGCGGCCAAGGTGTCGCGGCTCAACGCCGCCCAGCGGGTGTCGCCCGACGACGTCGTCACCAACTCGATGACCAACGCCGCCTGGCGGGCGGCCTCGGAGAGCGGCGCCACGTCGATCATCTGCATCACCCGCACCGGGTTCACCGTGCGCTCGATCGCCCGGTACCGGCCCCGCTCGCCGATCCTGGGCTTCTCGACCGACCCCCGCACCCTGCGCCAGCTGACCCTCTCGTGGGGGGCGACGCCGGTCGCCCTCCCGGGGCCGTTCGACATCAACCACCAGGTGTCCCAGGCGATCGAGATCGCCCGCACCGAGGGCCACGTCCGCACCGGGGACCTCGTCGCCGTCTTGTCCGGCTCGCCGGACTACAAGGGCGTCGCCACCGACTCGCTCCGCCTCGTCCAGATCTGA
- a CDS encoding HPP family protein, which yields MPPDHPTATRSPTWSGFLPAQPAARSRDLLRSGGGALLGILLTAVIGRLALGADGDLPWIVAPMGASAVLLYCVPGSPLAQPWSVVVGNVASTLVGLAAAAVVDPAPAAAAVGVGVAIAVMIALRCLHPPGGACALVAALAPAAVTGHGVTFALWPVGLNSLVMVAVAVAFHRATGRAYPHVAPAAPVPTPEHAADAAATASRVGTDDVAAAMARLDQGLDVAPADVVALIREAEAQALDRRLGGLRCGAVMRTDVVTVTPGDSLFRVRLLINEHRVKALPVVDDDRRVVGIVAIVDLFNLDAGDLTPVHRLMTTDVATVHQDTPVADLVGLMVERGHRHVPVLDDDDRLVGLVARADLIGVLHRLLIEGGAATAGG from the coding sequence ATGCCGCCCGACCACCCGACCGCCACCCGCAGCCCGACCTGGTCGGGGTTCCTCCCGGCCCAGCCGGCGGCCCGGTCGCGCGACCTGCTGCGCAGCGGTGGCGGCGCCCTGCTCGGCATCCTCCTCACCGCGGTGATCGGCCGCCTGGCGCTGGGCGCGGACGGCGACCTCCCCTGGATCGTCGCACCCATGGGGGCCAGCGCCGTCCTGCTCTACTGCGTGCCCGGCAGCCCGCTGGCCCAGCCGTGGTCGGTGGTCGTCGGCAACGTGGCCTCGACCCTGGTCGGCCTGGCCGCCGCCGCCGTCGTCGACCCCGCCCCGGCGGCCGCCGCCGTCGGGGTCGGCGTCGCCATCGCCGTGATGATCGCCCTGCGGTGCCTCCACCCGCCCGGCGGTGCCTGCGCCCTCGTCGCCGCCCTGGCGCCGGCCGCGGTGACCGGGCACGGCGTCACCTTCGCCCTCTGGCCGGTCGGGCTCAACTCTCTGGTGATGGTGGCGGTGGCGGTGGCGTTCCACCGGGCGACCGGGCGCGCCTACCCCCACGTGGCCCCGGCCGCGCCGGTCCCGACGCCCGAGCACGCCGCCGACGCCGCTGCCACGGCCAGCCGGGTCGGGACCGACGACGTGGCCGCCGCCATGGCTCGCCTCGACCAGGGCCTCGACGTGGCCCCCGCCGACGTGGTCGCCCTGATCCGGGAGGCCGAGGCCCAGGCCCTCGACCGCCGTCTCGGCGGGCTGCGGTGCGGCGCCGTGATGCGCACCGACGTCGTCACCGTGACGCCGGGCGACAGCCTGTTCCGGGTCCGCCTGCTGATCAACGAGCACCGGGTCAAGGCCCTCCCGGTGGTCGACGACGACCGGCGGGTCGTGGGCATCGTCGCCATCGTCGACCTGTTCAACCTCGATGCCGGCGACCTCACCCCGGTCCACCGGCTGATGACGACCGACGTGGCGACCGTCCACCAGGACACGCCGGTGGCCGACCTGGTCGGGCTCATGGTCGAGCGCGGCCACCGCCACGTCCCGGTGCTCGACGACGACGACCGCCTGGTCGGTCTGGTGGCGCGGGCGGACCTGATCGGCGTCCTCCACCGCCTCCTGATCGAGGGTGGGGCGGCTACGGCAGGCGGCTGA
- a CDS encoding VWA domain-containing protein, with product MRAPMLALTYLAPDRFWLLVVVAAMAIAYVVLQTRRRTYAVRFTNLDLLQSVAPRSPGWRRHIPAILLLMAITALVVSVARPAREERVPRERATIILAIDTSLSMMAEDVDPNRLVAAQAAATQFLTIIPPQINVGLVSFNGTGAILVPPTTDRARVRTAITTLELDERTAIGEAIFTSLQAIKQAPIAEGDEDNEEVPARIVLMSDGKTTVGRPDSAGAQAASEAGVPVDTIAFGTENGVIILPEEPAPVPVDVDHAALEAIADATEGRAFRAATEGELREVYRNIGSSIGYEIEFNEVGRWFVGLGMTLLFLGSCLSLVWFSRLP from the coding sequence GTGAGAGCACCGATGCTGGCCCTGACCTACCTCGCCCCCGACCGCTTCTGGCTGCTCGTCGTCGTCGCCGCCATGGCGATCGCCTACGTCGTCCTCCAGACCCGGCGCCGCACCTACGCGGTGCGGTTCACCAACCTCGACCTGCTCCAGAGCGTCGCCCCCCGCTCCCCCGGCTGGCGGCGCCACATCCCCGCCATCCTCCTGCTCATGGCCATCACCGCCCTGGTGGTGTCGGTCGCCCGCCCGGCCCGGGAGGAGCGCGTCCCCCGCGAGCGGGCCACGATCATCCTGGCCATCGACACCTCGCTGTCGATGATGGCCGAGGACGTCGACCCGAACCGCCTCGTCGCCGCCCAGGCGGCGGCGACGCAGTTCCTCACGATCATCCCGCCCCAGATCAACGTCGGCCTGGTGAGCTTCAACGGCACGGGCGCGATCCTCGTGCCGCCCACCACCGACCGGGCCCGGGTGCGGACCGCCATCACCACCCTCGAGCTCGACGAGCGGACCGCCATCGGCGAGGCCATCTTCACCTCCCTCCAGGCCATCAAGCAGGCCCCCATCGCCGAGGGCGACGAGGACAACGAGGAGGTCCCGGCCCGGATCGTCCTCATGTCCGACGGCAAGACCACGGTGGGTCGCCCCGACAGCGCCGGCGCCCAGGCCGCGTCCGAGGCCGGTGTCCCCGTCGACACCATCGCCTTCGGCACCGAGAACGGGGTGATCATCCTCCCCGAGGAGCCGGCGCCCGTCCCCGTCGACGTCGACCACGCCGCCCTCGAGGCGATCGCCGACGCCACCGAGGGGCGGGCCTTCCGCGCCGCCACCGAGGGCGAGCTGCGCGAGGTCTACCGCAACATCGGGTCCTCGATCGGCTACGAGATCGAGTTCAACGAGGTCGGTCGGTGGTTCGTCGGCCTCGGGATGACCCTCCTGTTCCTCGGGTCCTGCCTGTCGCTGGTCTGGTTCAGCCGCCTGCCGTAG
- a CDS encoding DUF58 domain-containing protein, whose translation MAVANVPPRVSHSDPTEVLRRLDLVVRRRLDGLLHGEYMGLVPGHGTEQGETRLYSPGDDVRRIDWNVTARMTDPHVRETIADRELECWVLADDSPSLDFGTALCEKRDLAVSAAAAVGFLTHRTGNRLGAILAGPTGHQIVPARGGKDHLMAVLHRLVSAARHPTGTTDLGGALDKLGGVARRRGLIVVVSDFLEDPEQWRQPLARLGVRHEVLCIEIVDPREVELPSVGVLSLVDPRSGELFEIQTANPKIRERYAAAAAAQRGAIADAIRAGGSDHLQLRTDRDWLLDIVRFVSQRRERTRDIAPRTTA comes from the coding sequence ATGGCCGTCGCCAACGTCCCGCCCCGGGTCAGCCACAGCGATCCCACCGAGGTGCTCCGGCGCCTCGACCTCGTCGTGCGCCGCCGCCTCGACGGCCTCCTCCACGGTGAGTACATGGGCCTGGTGCCCGGCCACGGCACCGAGCAGGGCGAGACCCGGCTCTACAGCCCCGGCGACGACGTGCGCCGCATCGACTGGAACGTCACCGCCCGGATGACCGATCCCCACGTGCGGGAGACCATCGCCGACCGCGAGCTCGAGTGCTGGGTCCTGGCCGACGACTCGCCGTCGCTCGACTTCGGCACGGCCCTGTGCGAGAAGCGCGACCTCGCCGTCTCGGCCGCCGCCGCCGTCGGGTTCCTCACCCACCGCACCGGCAACCGCCTCGGCGCCATCCTGGCCGGGCCCACCGGCCACCAGATCGTCCCCGCCCGCGGGGGCAAGGACCACCTGATGGCGGTCCTGCACCGTCTGGTCTCCGCCGCCCGCCACCCCACCGGCACCACCGACCTCGGTGGGGCCCTCGACAAGCTCGGCGGCGTCGCCCGGCGGCGCGGGCTGATCGTCGTCGTGTCCGACTTCCTCGAGGACCCCGAGCAGTGGCGCCAGCCCCTCGCCCGGCTCGGTGTCCGCCACGAGGTGCTCTGCATCGAGATCGTCGACCCCCGCGAGGTCGAGCTGCCGTCGGTCGGCGTCTTGTCCCTCGTCGACCCGCGCAGCGGGGAGCTCTTCGAGATCCAGACCGCCAACCCCAAGATCCGCGAGCGCTACGCCGCCGCGGCGGCGGCCCAGCGGGGGGCCATCGCCGACGCCATCCGCGCCGGCGGGTCCGACCACCTGCAGCTGCGCACCGATCGCGACTGGCTGCTCGACATCGTGCGCTTCGTGTCCCAGCGGCGCGAGCGCACCCGTGACATCGCCCCCCGGACCACCGCGTGA